Proteins found in one Lutimonas zeaxanthinifaciens genomic segment:
- a CDS encoding spondin domain-containing protein, with amino-acid sequence MDSNDVNRSAEYLVTFKIDWNSEDFPTNYPSNAHFSRVIGWSHDANQSLFKIGTDASDGIKNMAETGGTSPLDDELKELIEEGNGYKYFIGSNLGSGTGEIVLRVKVTEQHSSITLATMIAPSPDWYIAVVDINLMENNSFVNQKAVEAHVYDAGTDNGISYSSPNEITDPQEPITLFVDSPVGDGVQLNATIATVNFTKM; translated from the coding sequence ATGGATTCAAATGATGTCAATCGTAGTGCGGAATATTTGGTAACTTTTAAAATTGATTGGAACAGCGAAGATTTTCCTACAAACTATCCTTCAAATGCACATTTTTCCAGGGTAATTGGCTGGAGTCATGATGCTAACCAATCTCTTTTTAAGATTGGAACCGATGCTTCAGATGGCATAAAAAACATGGCCGAAACCGGAGGCACATCACCACTTGATGACGAATTAAAGGAGTTAATCGAGGAAGGAAATGGATATAAATATTTTATTGGAAGTAACCTGGGTTCAGGAACGGGAGAGATTGTTCTAAGAGTGAAAGTTACCGAGCAACATTCATCGATAACCCTGGCAACAATGATCGCTCCAAGCCCTGACTGGTACATTGCTGTAGTAGACATAAATCTGATGGAAAACAATTCTTTTGTCAATCAAAAAGCGGTTGAGGCGCATGTTTATGATGCCGGAACTGACAATGGGATAAGCTATTCATCCCCAAATGAAATTACAGACCCTCAAGAGCCTATAACATTATTTGTTGATTCACCAGTTGGAGACGGAGTTCAATTAAATGCAACAATTGCAACGGTTAATTTCACAAAAATGTAA
- a CDS encoding SDR family NAD(P)-dependent oxidoreductase, whose protein sequence is MRFNVSKFFLLIFFCLIISVEAHAQDSNTKQKAVLVTGASSGIGLKITEVLSSKGYFVYAGARKQADLDRLNAMDNVKSVKLDVNKWDEINAAVKTIESEGRGLYGLVNNAGVAILAPLIEVEEDELDYIFNVNIYGPYRITKAFAPLIIESKGRIATISSISGILSGSFFGPYSMSKHAMEAFTDALAAEMQKFDVHVSAIEPGNYNSKISETFYNRLMSQNMNFENSRYKEEWEGLMTGFSPDRSQYKDPDEVAEAVEKALFSDNPKRRYMVVPREEEGRWTITQIMREMVQLNENQAYKYDRETLIKILDQVLEEAE, encoded by the coding sequence ATGAGATTTAATGTCAGTAAATTCTTCCTCCTTATTTTCTTTTGTTTAATCATTTCCGTTGAGGCCCATGCTCAAGATTCCAATACAAAACAAAAGGCCGTTTTAGTAACGGGTGCCAGTAGCGGCATTGGCCTAAAAATCACTGAGGTCCTGTCATCGAAAGGCTATTTTGTTTATGCCGGGGCCCGAAAGCAGGCTGATCTGGACAGGCTCAATGCCATGGACAATGTCAAATCTGTTAAACTTGATGTAAATAAATGGGATGAAATCAACGCCGCCGTAAAAACAATAGAAAGTGAAGGCAGAGGCCTGTACGGACTGGTAAATAATGCCGGTGTAGCCATACTTGCACCCCTTATTGAGGTTGAAGAAGATGAATTGGATTATATTTTCAATGTGAACATCTATGGCCCTTATCGAATTACCAAGGCATTCGCTCCTCTTATTATAGAATCTAAAGGTAGAATTGCTACCATAAGTTCAATTTCCGGTATTTTATCGGGTAGTTTTTTTGGCCCCTACAGCATGAGTAAACATGCTATGGAAGCCTTTACAGATGCACTGGCAGCTGAAATGCAGAAATTTGATGTTCATGTGAGTGCTATTGAACCGGGAAATTACAATTCAAAAATTTCGGAAACCTTCTATAACAGGCTTATGTCACAGAATATGAACTTTGAAAATTCACGCTATAAAGAGGAATGGGAAGGTCTGATGACTGGATTTAGTCCTGACAGAAGTCAGTATAAAGATCCTGATGAAGTTGCTGAGGCAGTAGAAAAGGCCCTGTTTTCAGATAACCCAAAACGCAGGTATATGGTCGTGCCTCGTGAAGAAGAGGGGAGATGGACAATTACACAAATCATGCGTGAAATGGTTCAGCTTAATGAAAATCAGGCCTATAAGTATGACAGGGAAACCTTGATCAAGATACTGGATCAGGTGTTGGAGGAGGCTGAATAA
- a CDS encoding serine hydrolase domain-containing protein: MNLSIRLLYFAFITFSTWSSFSQETSDAVNGEKLTKIEAKIQAWQKQTNAPAVSVAFQHHDFYYENAWGLADIENQVEAKPASSYQIASTTKPMTAMAILKLWEMGKIDLDAEVQTYYPYFPKKEYPVTIRQILSHTAGISHYRSDSKEEKHIKEPYSTTMAIDIFKDWELLFEPNTDWNYSSYGYNLLGAVIEEVSGKSYEDFLKEHIWIPANMENTMMDDPIAIVPNRVQGYFKNGGKIENGEYLDISSRFGAGGVRSTVQDVVKMGIALKNGKILKPETVELMLEPMGEQGWNEYALGISVRPFLGQHIIMHSGGMPQTSFLFIAAPADNISLSIGSNLGRQDVESLGISLVQILSGIDTKTVAAKKAEDKLMLDAINEVYNFGQGYYQKMGKTRVENDINLASDFKYFNRYINPKYIRDNSTEVREKIEAGHQIQPEKSLIWDRVGGYMASQLNQNYSQEGALAFFKAYIGLYKKDKSISYRFTKGFESAVEKYDQDWQVTKALDPSLTRFDENTDWDQVPILLDNELGEYSVYPDFYGDLIDYTYSELLFNKKYDEISEITSLADTYFSGRFFTEFLKGFEALSQKDLNKAKTCFSNANEIENHLENPNWIGSLILNLAQVDPVMAFGLGEVMATYNPKSYEFQIGLSNLARKMGMKEKSIFYAQKALEIKPDDETALKFIGS; encoded by the coding sequence ATGAACTTATCTATCAGACTACTATATTTCGCTTTTATAACTTTTTCAACATGGAGCTCTTTTTCTCAGGAAACGAGTGATGCGGTTAATGGAGAAAAACTGACCAAAATCGAAGCCAAAATTCAGGCCTGGCAAAAGCAAACCAACGCCCCTGCTGTTTCAGTAGCTTTCCAGCACCACGATTTTTATTATGAAAATGCCTGGGGCCTGGCGGATATCGAAAATCAGGTCGAGGCAAAACCCGCATCTTCCTATCAAATTGCTTCAACCACTAAGCCCATGACTGCCATGGCAATATTGAAACTTTGGGAAATGGGAAAAATCGATTTGGATGCTGAAGTGCAAACCTATTATCCCTATTTTCCAAAAAAAGAATATCCTGTTACCATTCGCCAGATTTTATCTCACACGGCGGGCATTTCTCATTACCGAAGCGACAGTAAGGAGGAAAAACATATCAAAGAACCTTACTCCACAACAATGGCGATTGATATTTTTAAAGATTGGGAATTACTTTTTGAGCCAAATACAGATTGGAACTATTCAAGTTATGGCTACAACCTGTTGGGCGCGGTTATAGAAGAAGTAAGTGGCAAATCCTACGAAGATTTTTTAAAAGAACATATTTGGATACCCGCAAACATGGAAAATACCATGATGGATGATCCGATTGCGATTGTTCCGAATCGAGTTCAAGGCTATTTTAAAAATGGAGGCAAAATTGAAAATGGGGAGTATCTCGACATCAGCAGCCGATTTGGAGCCGGTGGGGTGCGTTCGACGGTTCAGGATGTTGTTAAAATGGGAATTGCCTTGAAAAATGGGAAAATTCTAAAACCTGAAACCGTTGAACTAATGCTTGAACCAATGGGCGAACAGGGCTGGAATGAATATGCCTTAGGAATTTCGGTACGTCCATTTTTGGGGCAACACATCATCATGCATAGTGGCGGAATGCCTCAAACCAGTTTTTTGTTTATCGCCGCGCCGGCGGATAATATATCTTTGTCTATCGGGTCTAACCTGGGGCGGCAAGATGTGGAAAGTTTAGGGATTAGTTTGGTTCAGATCCTATCGGGAATTGACACGAAAACTGTCGCCGCAAAAAAAGCCGAAGATAAGCTGATGTTGGACGCCATAAATGAAGTTTATAATTTTGGCCAAGGGTATTATCAGAAAATGGGCAAGACGAGGGTTGAAAATGATATAAATTTAGCTTCAGATTTCAAGTATTTCAATCGGTATATTAATCCAAAATACATCAGAGATAATTCTACGGAAGTCCGGGAAAAAATAGAGGCCGGGCATCAAATTCAACCTGAAAAATCTTTAATCTGGGATCGGGTAGGCGGATACATGGCAAGCCAGCTAAATCAAAATTACTCCCAAGAGGGGGCATTAGCTTTTTTCAAGGCCTATATTGGCTTGTACAAAAAAGATAAATCCATTTCGTACCGTTTTACAAAAGGATTTGAAAGTGCTGTGGAGAAATATGATCAAGACTGGCAAGTTACCAAAGCACTGGATCCTAGCTTGACACGATTTGACGAAAACACAGATTGGGATCAAGTACCGATTCTATTGGACAATGAATTGGGAGAATATAGCGTTTATCCTGATTTTTATGGTGATTTGATCGACTATACCTATTCAGAATTACTTTTTAATAAGAAATATGACGAAATTTCTGAAATTACAAGCCTTGCTGACACCTATTTTTCAGGGCGTTTTTTTACTGAGTTTTTGAAGGGATTCGAAGCATTAAGTCAAAAAGATTTGAACAAGGCGAAAACTTGTTTTTCAAATGCAAATGAAATTGAAAATCATTTAGAGAACCCGAATTGGATAGGTTCATTGATTTTAAACCTGGCCCAGGTTGACCCGGTAATGGCATTTGGTTTAGGTGAAGTTATGGCTACCTATAATCCAAAATCATACGAATTTCAGATAGGCTTGTCAAACTTAGCACGTAAAATGGGCATGAAAGAAAAATCTATATTTTATGCTCAAAAAGCTTTAGAGATAAAACCTGATGACGAAACGGCTTTGAAATTCATAGGGAGTTAA
- a CDS encoding DUF6090 family protein, which produces MLNFFRKIRWRLAQDNQFFKYSRYAIGEIVLVVLGILIALQINQWNDYRLKRNLETDFLNEIKENLSKDKLQIDEILKFNEKKQAAIQDVMIRFEEAGKDSFDLNTFSNHMGILGSYEHFLPNRTAFDNLLDTESVSLISNRELRTLLSKYYKFEFESGTQETVAYRTRSFTEMASSHLTTKESINLMYGVNLDLKSSANTQIHKDEDIITSMVYMSIVMSYQNELMTNTLADVNLILDRIEKHMADQE; this is translated from the coding sequence ATGCTTAACTTTTTTCGAAAAATACGATGGCGACTGGCTCAAGACAATCAGTTTTTCAAGTATTCGAGATATGCTATTGGGGAGATTGTTCTCGTTGTTTTAGGGATATTGATCGCCTTACAAATAAACCAATGGAACGATTACCGTCTAAAAAGAAATCTTGAAACAGACTTTTTAAATGAAATCAAGGAGAATTTGTCAAAGGATAAGTTACAAATTGATGAGATATTGAAATTCAATGAGAAAAAACAAGCCGCTATTCAAGATGTAATGATTCGTTTTGAGGAAGCAGGAAAGGATTCATTCGATCTCAATACATTCAGTAATCATATGGGTATATTGGGTTCATACGAACATTTTCTTCCAAACAGAACGGCTTTTGACAACCTTTTAGATACAGAAAGTGTTAGCTTGATATCGAACAGGGAGCTCAGAACACTATTGTCAAAATATTATAAATTTGAGTTCGAGAGCGGAACACAGGAAACTGTCGCCTATAGAACCCGGTCTTTTACCGAAATGGCTTCATCTCATTTAACAACCAAAGAAAGTATAAACCTCATGTATGGAGTCAATTTAGATTTAAAATCAAGTGCAAATACCCAAATCCACAAAGATGAAGACATCATTACCAGCATGGTTTATATGTCAATTGTTATGTCTTATCAGAACGAGCTTATGACCAATACCTTAGCTGATGTGAATCTCATTCTTGATCGAATCGAGAAACACATGGCTGATCAAGAATAA
- a CDS encoding multicopper oxidase domain-containing protein, with translation MSFRIYLISVLMLLLSACDQRQDLVVYDSEFIRSRNVQCGTGSTEKLSAGIFSLISIDDFNTDIDHPRYLPAGKTSGLTPILPNDNRTAAGTKIDERLHLNLEIKWGDFRMETNDRPGLKMVAVGEVNKQLSIPAPLVRVTEGTAITARITNTLKDSTITVFGLQKRPYSKSDSLVVLPGETGQVSFDPGKAGTYMYWIQLGKGHSKKVFGEEDEQLAGAFIVDPVGENRDDRVFVLNTFSSQNKDKNAKTEWVESLTINGRSWPFTELLEPAVGDTLNWRVINASKRNHPMHLHGFYFNVLELGNTQQSNIFKKDHVKTVVTETLKGRNTMAMQWIPKRPGNWLFHCHLSFHVSANIRLPGAEILDPKDEVQHMAGLVLGIKVKEGDSDIYSKGEDKHLTLYAHQADQKSMYIGFDANTPEPSFKPGSLLLLKQFQTTYVTVKNRMTEDTSIHWHGLEIDSWADGVPHWSSSDGKSSPVLKPDEEFTYKLSLMRAGTFVYHSHWNDINQLTKGIYGPMIVMGENETYNPNLDHYYILGWKNTFPESTEDLDLNGWDEAPVQRAKTGEMHRIRLINIGPAGGAKINFTKNKETIPVLTYAKDGADLPPAQQIKLEYPGKIYAGETADYIFNPQEPGVYELNVKYMMGRWKQIWEVKSH, from the coding sequence ATGAGTTTTCGCATATACCTTATTTCTGTCCTCATGTTATTATTATCGGCATGTGATCAAAGACAGGACCTGGTGGTATATGATAGCGAATTTATTCGAAGCAGAAATGTTCAATGCGGTACCGGTTCTACGGAAAAATTATCAGCAGGAATTTTTTCATTGATCTCAATTGACGATTTTAATACCGACATAGATCATCCGAGATATCTACCCGCAGGAAAGACATCTGGATTAACCCCAATCCTTCCCAATGATAATCGAACAGCGGCCGGTACTAAAATAGACGAAAGACTTCATCTTAACCTAGAAATTAAATGGGGAGATTTCAGAATGGAAACCAATGACAGGCCAGGCCTGAAAATGGTTGCCGTAGGAGAAGTTAACAAACAACTTTCAATCCCCGCACCTTTAGTCAGGGTTACTGAAGGAACTGCTATCACAGCAAGAATAACCAATACCCTGAAAGATTCTACAATTACAGTATTCGGGTTGCAAAAAAGACCCTATTCAAAAAGTGACAGTCTGGTAGTGTTGCCAGGAGAAACAGGTCAAGTGAGTTTCGATCCTGGTAAAGCAGGCACTTATATGTATTGGATTCAATTAGGTAAGGGACATTCAAAAAAGGTATTTGGTGAAGAAGACGAACAGCTTGCAGGAGCGTTTATCGTTGATCCAGTTGGTGAAAATAGAGATGACCGCGTTTTTGTGTTGAATACATTCAGCAGCCAGAATAAGGATAAAAACGCAAAAACAGAATGGGTCGAATCGCTAACCATTAACGGACGTTCCTGGCCGTTTACGGAGTTGTTAGAGCCTGCCGTTGGAGATACCTTAAATTGGAGAGTAATCAATGCTTCCAAAAGAAATCATCCAATGCACCTGCATGGTTTTTATTTTAATGTTCTTGAACTTGGCAACACTCAACAATCGAATATCTTTAAAAAAGATCATGTTAAAACTGTTGTAACAGAAACTTTGAAAGGTAGAAACACCATGGCGATGCAATGGATTCCTAAACGTCCGGGAAACTGGTTATTCCATTGTCATTTGTCTTTTCATGTTTCGGCGAATATTCGTCTCCCGGGTGCTGAAATTCTTGACCCAAAAGATGAAGTTCAACATATGGCAGGACTCGTTCTTGGTATAAAAGTTAAGGAAGGAGATAGTGATATCTATTCAAAAGGAGAGGATAAACATCTGACATTATACGCTCACCAAGCCGATCAAAAGAGCATGTATATTGGTTTTGATGCCAATACACCTGAACCATCCTTTAAGCCTGGATCTCTTTTGTTATTAAAACAGTTTCAAACCACTTATGTTACAGTAAAAAATAGAATGACCGAGGACACTTCCATCCATTGGCACGGATTGGAAATTGACAGCTGGGCTGACGGAGTCCCTCACTGGAGTTCCTCTGATGGAAAGTCATCACCAGTTCTAAAACCCGATGAAGAATTTACCTATAAACTCTCTTTAATGAGGGCGGGAACATTTGTTTATCACAGTCATTGGAATGATATCAATCAGTTAACAAAAGGAATATACGGGCCCATGATAGTTATGGGGGAGAACGAAACATACAACCCGAATCTTGACCATTATTATATATTGGGATGGAAAAACACCTTTCCTGAATCAACAGAAGATCTGGATTTAAACGGTTGGGATGAAGCTCCTGTTCAAAGAGCTAAAACAGGTGAAATGCACAGGATAAGACTTATAAATATAGGCCCTGCCGGAGGGGCAAAAATTAACTTTACAAAAAACAAAGAAACCATCCCTGTCCTTACCTATGCAAAAGACGGGGCCGACTTACCACCTGCGCAACAAATCAAACTTGAATACCCCGGGAAAATATATGCAGGAGAAACTGCTGATTACATATTTAATCCACAAGAACCCGGTGTATATGAATTAAATGTAAAATATATGATGGGCCGATGGAAGCAAATTTGGGAAGTGAAAAGTCATTAA
- a CDS encoding amidohydrolase — translation MKNQFYKIILLAILVIVSFAFISCNKEKSSVYADTIYLNGKIYTVDSERSWVEAVAIKDGKFMVMGSQKEVERFKGDKTLMIDLEGHFAMPGIFDLHSHPFITPWYGNMNLQLTGADSKEKILNMVKQYAEANPDKEWIIGGQWLLGVFPGDSPRKEWLDEIVPDRPVALLDQTGHGMWLNSKALELAGISKDTRTSQLIVIHKDEKTGEPTGTINEQTIQMVEKVIPQAKPEEYISYISEIFEMFLSYGITSQQTAEGHKVPLDALKIMEENGNLNERVFVSWDWKTTLNLAYSLEDIEAQIKNREKYASEFIYPNYVKIFADGGPFSGTSGLLEPYEESFSGQPDFYGGSNLSEEEFTEAFKMFDSWGVGVHVHAMGDGTIRRVVNALEKMKKENGDSGVHHKIAHNLMLNEEDIPRLAALKDVNIDFSPPIWYPHKGATPGLIAALGEERNNKIYPIKKALESGLSVGQGADWLTANPTPDPFIAIESMITRSNPFDQSMPGTVNPQEAISLEQAVYICTLGGAEVLGVQEFLGSIEVGKLADMIVLDQNLFEIDVNDIYGTEVLKTVVGGKIVYDLQKHGDQDVDSKSAMKRGMH, via the coding sequence ATGAAAAATCAATTTTATAAAATCATCTTATTGGCGATTCTTGTAATCGTATCTTTTGCATTTATTTCATGTAATAAGGAAAAATCATCAGTTTATGCCGATACGATTTATCTAAATGGTAAAATTTACACTGTAGACTCGGAACGGTCTTGGGTAGAGGCAGTTGCCATAAAGGATGGAAAGTTTATGGTTATGGGAAGTCAAAAGGAAGTTGAAAGATTCAAAGGGGATAAGACCCTTATGATAGATTTAGAGGGCCACTTTGCAATGCCGGGAATTTTTGATCTCCATTCGCATCCCTTTATAACCCCCTGGTACGGGAACATGAATCTGCAGTTGACCGGAGCAGATTCAAAAGAGAAAATATTAAATATGGTCAAACAGTATGCTGAAGCAAATCCGGACAAGGAATGGATCATAGGAGGGCAATGGTTATTGGGGGTTTTTCCAGGTGACAGTCCGAGAAAAGAATGGCTTGATGAGATAGTTCCTGACAGGCCGGTTGCCTTGTTGGATCAAACGGGTCATGGGATGTGGTTGAATTCTAAAGCACTGGAGCTTGCAGGAATTTCAAAAGACACCAGGACCAGCCAGCTGATTGTAATTCATAAAGACGAAAAAACCGGGGAGCCAACAGGTACCATTAACGAGCAAACCATTCAAATGGTTGAAAAAGTGATTCCTCAAGCCAAACCTGAGGAATACATTAGTTATATTTCAGAGATTTTTGAAATGTTCCTGTCATACGGTATTACCTCACAACAAACCGCAGAAGGGCATAAGGTCCCACTTGATGCTTTAAAGATCATGGAAGAAAATGGTAATCTGAATGAACGTGTTTTTGTCAGCTGGGATTGGAAAACTACCCTGAACCTGGCATATAGTCTTGAGGATATTGAAGCTCAAATTAAAAACAGAGAAAAATATGCCTCGGAATTTATCTATCCCAATTATGTCAAAATATTCGCAGATGGCGGACCTTTCTCGGGCACCTCAGGCCTTCTGGAACCTTATGAAGAGTCTTTTTCTGGCCAACCTGATTTCTACGGGGGGTCCAACTTGTCAGAAGAGGAGTTTACAGAGGCCTTTAAAATGTTTGACAGCTGGGGTGTTGGTGTCCATGTTCATGCCATGGGAGATGGTACTATCAGAAGGGTTGTTAATGCACTTGAAAAGATGAAAAAGGAAAATGGAGACAGCGGTGTGCACCATAAGATTGCCCATAATCTGATGTTGAATGAGGAAGATATTCCAAGGTTGGCGGCACTAAAGGATGTTAATATAGACTTTTCACCACCCATTTGGTATCCGCATAAAGGAGCCACTCCGGGTTTAATTGCTGCCTTGGGTGAGGAGCGGAATAACAAGATATATCCCATTAAAAAAGCTTTGGAGTCCGGACTCAGTGTGGGCCAGGGTGCTGACTGGCTTACCGCGAACCCTACCCCTGATCCATTTATAGCCATTGAATCCATGATTACAAGAAGTAACCCCTTTGATCAATCTATGCCCGGAACGGTGAACCCTCAGGAGGCGATCAGCCTGGAACAGGCCGTTTACATTTGTACCCTGGGAGGAGCTGAAGTTCTGGGGGTTCAGGAATTTTTAGGATCTATCGAAGTAGGTAAACTTGCAGATATGATCGTTCTGGATCAAAACCTTTTTGAAATAGATGTAAATGATATTTATGGAACTGAGGTCCTAAAAACAGTAGTCGGCGGTAAAATTGTATATGATCTGCAGAAGCATGGTGATCAGGATGTGGATTCAAAATCAGCAATGAAAAGAGGGATGCATTGA
- a CDS encoding bile acid:sodium symporter family protein, producing MNAAELIGNVFLPVSLGIIMLGMGMTLVPTDFSRILRYPKSVIIGLTNQLIFLPAIGFALALAFDLNPVMAVGLMVLSACPGGATSNLITQVSKGNIALSVTLTAFASVMSILTIPLILSFALEYFIGRTGVEIELPISDTVIQIMGITVIPISIGMFIRKHRPQFAIRMEKPMRVASTVIFILVFIGVLAANAEKLAEGMKEAGLVTLALNITTMGIGYLTAKFFKLKMENAISITIESGIQNGTLAFVIVTSILKNVEMGIPTGAYSIWMFVTGGILMWRLGKRPTQSDSYHKVSKV from the coding sequence ATGAATGCAGCAGAGCTCATCGGCAACGTTTTTTTACCAGTATCACTCGGCATCATCATGCTCGGTATGGGAATGACCCTGGTCCCGACTGATTTCAGCCGAATTTTAAGATATCCTAAATCCGTCATCATCGGCCTAACGAATCAGCTTATTTTTTTACCTGCCATCGGATTTGCCCTGGCCCTGGCATTTGATCTGAATCCTGTAATGGCCGTTGGATTGATGGTTCTTTCTGCCTGCCCTGGTGGGGCCACGAGCAATTTAATAACACAGGTTAGCAAAGGAAATATCGCATTATCAGTTACATTAACTGCCTTCGCAAGTGTAATGAGCATCTTGACTATACCACTCATTCTGTCTTTTGCATTGGAATATTTCATTGGCAGAACCGGTGTTGAAATCGAATTGCCTATTTCAGATACTGTCATTCAGATCATGGGAATCACTGTGATCCCAATCTCCATAGGGATGTTCATTCGAAAGCACCGCCCACAGTTTGCAATACGGATGGAAAAACCTATGCGCGTGGCCTCAACAGTCATCTTTATCTTAGTATTCATAGGAGTTCTGGCAGCCAATGCTGAAAAGCTTGCTGAAGGGATGAAAGAGGCTGGGTTAGTGACCTTGGCACTCAACATAACGACAATGGGGATTGGATATCTAACCGCCAAATTTTTTAAGTTGAAAATGGAAAATGCCATCTCCATTACAATTGAAAGCGGTATTCAGAATGGCACACTGGCCTTTGTAATCGTTACTTCTATATTAAAGAATGTGGAAATGGGAATTCCAACAGGGGCCTATTCGATATGGATGTTTGTTACTGGGGGAATCCTCATGTGGCGACTCGGAAAGAGACCTACCCAAAGTGATTCATATCATAAAGTTTCTAAAGTTTGA
- a CDS encoding oxygenase MpaB family protein — MEYFVEKGSVVRKIWGKSDIILFVFAGASAEFALNKAVDWLYFTGKLPSDPLGRLFSTVAYARKIVFSSMNSALQTIDHIHSIHEGVERRRKDTIPEWAYRDVLYMLIYYSQAAFELLERNMNPEEKEDLFQVFIRVGHRMGLKELPDNYTEWVISRQYHLEHDLEKSDYTLDLSKQYRKHLGAFRYKALIEAQKLVVPTEVKMMLGFRKFNWMRPLVSLYQFSKKINIDRMIKELLLPSAYKDRIKALDIPEG; from the coding sequence ATGGAATATTTTGTCGAAAAAGGATCAGTAGTTAGAAAGATATGGGGCAAGAGTGACATTATCCTCTTTGTCTTTGCAGGAGCCTCGGCCGAATTTGCACTGAACAAGGCTGTCGACTGGTTGTACTTCACAGGTAAATTGCCGTCCGACCCATTGGGGAGACTTTTCTCGACAGTCGCATATGCAAGAAAGATCGTCTTTTCTTCCATGAATTCTGCGCTTCAGACCATTGATCATATACATTCCATACATGAGGGTGTTGAACGAAGAAGGAAGGATACCATACCTGAATGGGCCTATCGTGATGTGTTGTACATGCTGATCTATTATTCCCAAGCCGCTTTTGAACTACTTGAAAGAAACATGAACCCAGAGGAAAAAGAGGATTTATTTCAGGTATTCATCAGGGTTGGCCACAGGATGGGCCTTAAGGAACTTCCTGATAATTACACAGAATGGGTAATATCAAGGCAATATCATCTGGAACACGATCTGGAAAAAAGCGACTATACCCTCGATCTTTCTAAACAATACCGAAAACACCTGGGGGCCTTTCGGTACAAAGCCCTGATTGAAGCACAGAAACTGGTTGTTCCCACAGAAGTAAAAATGATGTTAGGATTTAGAAAATTCAATTGGATGAGGCCCCTTGTTTCCTTGTATCAATTCAGTAAAAAAATAAATATTGACCGGATGATAAAAGAGCTTTTGCTGCCTTCAGCCTATAAAGACAGAATCAAAGCGCTGGATATCCCTGAAGGATGA